From a single Emcibacter nanhaiensis genomic region:
- a CDS encoding OprO/OprP family phosphate-selective porin, with amino-acid sequence MSAQTIEELQKQINALQQQVNEMKAKQDQAEKKSADSGPDLKVKWKGAPELSSKDGNFKMKVRGRLYVDYGNVSDSSGTTVDNTEFRTARLGVEGVVFKDVKYKFEADFAGDEVEIKDAYLAWDLKPVTIEVGQFKTPNSLEEQTSSRYISLMERGSFTDAFGLARQTGIAVAYAENNMTFKAGLFQGDAGGDGGIEDRTYAARATYAVKLDDGLVHVGASIRHRELDEAGTAKYSQRPHNHQADKYVDTGSMAAESDTFYGVELAGVMGPFSAQAEWAWQTANLIGMSENASFNGGYIDLSYFITGESRPYKNGAFSRVKVANPVFEGGMGAWQVVVRYDTIDLTDADVAIDGGKQDSFMVGVNWHLNDYTRVMANYSNADIEGGDDDGENIDTWGLRFQVDW; translated from the coding sequence GTGTCTGCCCAGACAATTGAGGAACTGCAGAAACAGATCAATGCCCTGCAACAGCAGGTCAATGAGATGAAAGCAAAACAGGATCAGGCCGAAAAGAAATCCGCAGACTCCGGCCCGGACCTGAAGGTTAAATGGAAGGGCGCTCCGGAACTGTCCAGCAAGGACGGTAACTTCAAAATGAAGGTGCGCGGCCGTCTATATGTGGATTACGGCAATGTCTCCGACAGCAGCGGTACCACAGTTGACAATACCGAGTTCCGCACCGCCCGCCTTGGCGTTGAAGGTGTAGTTTTCAAGGACGTAAAATATAAGTTTGAAGCCGATTTCGCCGGTGACGAAGTTGAAATCAAGGATGCCTACCTGGCATGGGACCTGAAACCGGTCACCATCGAAGTCGGACAGTTCAAAACACCGAACTCCCTCGAAGAGCAGACATCTTCCCGCTATATCTCTCTCATGGAGCGCGGTTCCTTCACCGACGCCTTTGGCCTGGCCCGCCAGACCGGTATTGCCGTGGCCTATGCGGAAAATAACATGACTTTCAAGGCCGGCCTGTTCCAGGGTGACGCCGGTGGTGATGGCGGCATTGAAGACCGCACCTATGCGGCCCGGGCGACTTATGCGGTGAAACTGGATGACGGTCTGGTCCATGTCGGGGCCTCCATCCGTCATCGTGAACTGGATGAAGCCGGTACGGCCAAATACAGCCAGCGTCCGCATAACCACCAAGCGGATAAATATGTTGATACGGGAAGTATGGCTGCCGAATCCGACACCTTCTACGGTGTGGAACTGGCCGGCGTCATGGGCCCGTTTTCCGCCCAGGCTGAATGGGCCTGGCAGACGGCCAACCTTATTGGTATGAGCGAGAACGCCAGCTTCAACGGCGGCTATATCGATCTCAGCTATTTCATCACCGGTGAAAGCCGCCCCTATAAAAATGGTGCTTTCAGCCGCGTAAAAGTGGCAAACCCGGTCTTCGAGGGTGGCATGGGTGCCTGGCAGGTTGTTGTCCGGTATGACACCATCGACCTGACGGATGCCGATGTTGCCATTGACGGCGGCAAGCAGGACAGCTTTATGGTCGGCGTGAACTGGCACCTGAACGATTATACCCGCGTCATGGCCAACTACTCCAACGCCGATATTGAAGGTGGAGATGACGACGGTGAAAACATCGACACCTGGGGCCTGCGTTTCCAGGTTGACTGGTAA
- a CDS encoding DUF934 domain-containing protein: MKIIKDRKIVEDHWRHVGPNQDMFLGDVIVPLDIWQADRDSLQNKNGKLGVQLEPDQHPSEIADDLEKFDVVAINFPSFMDGRGYSYAKILRDQYGYKGEIRAVGDIMRDQLFYLQRCGFNAFEIKNGKNIEEEIKGLDDFSETYQVSADQKVPLYRRR, from the coding sequence GTGAAAATTATCAAAGACAGAAAAATTGTGGAAGATCACTGGCGCCACGTGGGTCCCAACCAGGATATGTTCCTGGGCGATGTGATCGTGCCGCTGGACATCTGGCAGGCGGATCGGGATTCGCTGCAGAACAAGAACGGCAAGCTGGGGGTCCAGCTGGAACCGGATCAGCATCCCTCGGAAATTGCCGACGATCTGGAAAAATTTGACGTGGTGGCCATTAATTTTCCCAGCTTCATGGACGGGCGCGGCTACAGCTACGCCAAGATCCTCCGCGACCAGTACGGTTACAAAGGTGAAATCCGCGCCGTGGGCGACATCATGCGCGATCAGCTGTTTTATCTGCAACGCTGCGGTTTTAATGCCTTTGAAATAAAGAACGGCAAAAATATCGAGGAAGAAATCAAGGGCCTGGATGATTTTTCAGAAACCTATCAGGTGTCTGCAGACCAGAAAGTGCCTTTGTACCGGCGCCGCTGA
- a CDS encoding nitrite/sulfite reductase, protein MYKYDDYDQRIIDERVAQFRGQVERRLRGELTEEEFRPLRLQNGLYLQLHAYMLRVAVPYGLLSSEQMRMLAHIATKYDRGYGHFTTRQNLQYNWPTLDKVPDILADLASVEMHAVQTSGNCIRNISADQYAGVAPDEAVDPRPYAEIMRQWSTFHPEFAHLPRKFKMAFTGAKNDRAAILYHDIGYRAVLNDAGEVGFEVYVGGGMGRTPMIGKLINDFVPEKDLLTYTEAIMRVYNQFGRRDNKYKARIKILVHELKQEEFTRRVDEEWQNIQAQGGVILDREEMDRVKSYFTEPAYEDLPARSSRVDQLLADNRDFSWWVKNNVTAHKKPGYAIVIVSLKKPGVPPGDATDDQMLAVADLADEFSFGEIRTTHEQNLVLADVKLDDLPQLWEKLKALGFALPNIGTLQDMICCPGLDFCTLANARSIPIAEKIGTYFDDMDYLYDLGELKLKMSGCINACGHHHVGHIGILGVNKKGTEYYQITLGGSAEDDASIGKIMGPAFDEDEIVPAVDRLLKTYLDVREEGERFLDTYRRVGMDAFKEQVYEDVSLKGAAL, encoded by the coding sequence ATGTATAAATATGACGATTATGACCAGCGCATCATTGATGAGCGCGTCGCCCAGTTCCGGGGACAGGTGGAGCGCCGTCTCCGTGGTGAACTGACCGAGGAGGAGTTCCGGCCGTTGCGGCTGCAGAACGGCCTCTATCTGCAGCTGCACGCCTATATGCTGCGGGTGGCGGTGCCCTATGGGCTGCTGTCCTCCGAGCAGATGCGGATGCTGGCCCATATTGCCACCAAATATGACCGGGGCTACGGTCACTTCACCACCCGCCAGAACCTGCAGTATAACTGGCCGACCCTGGACAAGGTGCCGGATATCCTGGCCGACCTGGCGTCGGTGGAAATGCACGCGGTCCAGACCAGCGGCAACTGTATCCGCAACATCAGCGCCGACCAGTATGCGGGCGTGGCGCCGGATGAAGCGGTCGATCCGCGCCCCTATGCGGAAATCATGCGTCAGTGGTCCACCTTCCATCCGGAATTCGCCCACCTGCCGCGCAAATTCAAAATGGCCTTCACCGGGGCCAAGAATGACCGGGCGGCGATCCTGTATCATGACATCGGCTATCGGGCGGTCCTGAATGACGCCGGCGAGGTCGGCTTCGAGGTCTATGTGGGCGGCGGCATGGGCCGTACCCCGATGATCGGCAAACTGATCAACGACTTTGTGCCGGAAAAGGACCTGCTGACCTATACCGAGGCGATTATGCGGGTCTATAACCAGTTCGGCCGTCGTGACAACAAATACAAGGCCCGCATCAAAATCCTGGTGCATGAACTGAAGCAGGAGGAATTTACCCGCCGGGTGGATGAGGAATGGCAGAACATTCAGGCCCAGGGCGGTGTTATTCTGGACCGGGAAGAAATGGACCGGGTCAAAAGCTATTTCACCGAACCCGCTTATGAGGATCTGCCGGCCAGATCTTCCCGCGTGGACCAGTTGCTCGCTGACAACCGCGACTTTTCCTGGTGGGTCAAGAACAATGTGACGGCCCACAAGAAGCCGGGCTATGCCATTGTCATTGTCTCGCTTAAGAAGCCGGGCGTGCCGCCGGGGGACGCCACGGACGACCAGATGCTGGCCGTGGCCGACCTGGCGGATGAATTCAGCTTTGGCGAAATCCGCACCACCCACGAGCAGAATCTGGTGCTGGCGGATGTGAAGCTGGATGATCTGCCGCAACTGTGGGAAAAACTGAAGGCGCTCGGCTTTGCCTTGCCCAACATCGGCACGCTGCAGGATATGATCTGCTGCCCGGGCCTGGATTTCTGTACCCTGGCCAATGCCCGTTCCATCCCCATCGCCGAGAAGATTGGCACCTATTTCGATGATATGGATTATCTCTATGACCTGGGTGAGCTGAAACTGAAAATGTCCGGCTGCATCAACGCCTGCGGTCACCATCACGTAGGTCATATCGGCATCCTTGGGGTGAACAAGAAGGGCACGGAATATTACCAGATCACCCTGGGCGGTTCTGCGGAAGATGATGCCTCCATCGGCAAGATTATGGGGCCGGCGTTTGATGAAGACGAGATTGTCCCTGCTGTCGATCGTTTGCTGAAGACCTATCTGGATGTGCGGGAAGAGGGGGAGCGTTTCCTCGATACCTACCGCCGGGTCGGCATGGATGCGTTCAAGGAACAGGTGTATGAGGATGTGTCCCTGAAAGGAGCGGCGCTGTGA
- a CDS encoding choice-of-anchor I family protein, with protein sequence MSIHKNSFFPKAGRTIITFFLLSAVAFPAMANQMELSTLATWETGIHGKSAAEIVVFQKSTGNIYFVNGATPSVEVVRLTASGEIEHVTRLKLAKSESPTSVAVRDDLIAVAVHDDKAKGRPGKIVFFSNGHHRIREIAAGSLPDMVTFSPDGRYVLAANEGEPHGKVDPEGSVTVIDLATGIDKATSSLVTFRNLDRQALVEAGVRIAPGKSMAEDAEPEYIAISGDSRTAWVSLQENNALARIDIAGARLEKVIPLGLKDHSRAENALDAVDGDGIHIVPRPLYGMYMPDSIAVLEHGGENYILTANEGDARDEEIKLAAAKLDPAALSPAERKELARLRLSGTDGDLDGDGDIDRLQTYGARSFSIFDMDGHLVFDSGSDFERITADRLGEFFNSDKDVGNSGDSRSDNKGPEPEGLTIGKVGNRIYAFIGLETTGGVMVYDVTDPRAPFFAAYHNPRKFDTGFDFSSSKDMTKAGYLGPEGLSFVAAEDSPTGTPLLLIAYEISGNVEIVHIN encoded by the coding sequence ATGTCTATTCACAAAAACTCTTTCTTCCCCAAGGCAGGAAGAACGATAATCACGTTTTTCCTGCTGTCTGCCGTCGCCTTTCCCGCCATGGCGAACCAGATGGAACTTTCCACCCTGGCGACCTGGGAAACGGGCATCCATGGCAAGAGCGCGGCGGAGATCGTCGTATTTCAGAAAAGCACGGGGAATATTTATTTCGTTAACGGGGCCACCCCCTCTGTTGAGGTGGTCAGACTGACGGCCAGTGGTGAAATAGAACATGTCACCCGGCTAAAGCTCGCCAAATCGGAAAGCCCCACCAGCGTTGCGGTGCGCGACGACCTGATCGCCGTGGCCGTACATGATGACAAAGCCAAGGGCCGGCCGGGTAAAATCGTTTTCTTTAGTAACGGGCATCACCGGATTAGGGAAATTGCCGCCGGGTCTCTGCCTGATATGGTCACCTTCAGCCCGGACGGGCGCTATGTGCTGGCCGCCAACGAAGGCGAACCGCACGGCAAGGTTGACCCCGAAGGATCGGTGACTGTCATCGACCTGGCGACCGGCATCGACAAAGCGACATCCTCCCTGGTCACCTTCCGCAACCTTGACCGGCAGGCGCTTGTCGAGGCAGGCGTGCGGATCGCCCCCGGCAAAAGCATGGCCGAAGATGCGGAACCGGAGTATATCGCCATCTCCGGCGACAGCCGCACCGCCTGGGTGTCCCTGCAGGAAAACAATGCCCTCGCCCGGATCGATATCGCCGGGGCCAGGCTGGAGAAAGTCATTCCCCTTGGCCTGAAAGATCACAGCCGGGCGGAAAACGCCCTGGATGCGGTTGACGGCGACGGCATCCACATTGTCCCCCGCCCGCTCTATGGCATGTATATGCCCGACAGTATTGCCGTGCTCGAGCACGGCGGCGAGAATTACATCCTGACCGCTAATGAAGGCGATGCCCGTGACGAGGAAATCAAGCTGGCCGCCGCCAAACTTGATCCTGCCGCCCTGTCCCCGGCGGAACGAAAGGAACTGGCGCGCCTGCGCCTGTCCGGCACCGATGGCGACCTGGATGGCGACGGCGATATCGACCGCCTCCAGACCTATGGCGCCCGCTCCTTTTCCATCTTTGACATGGACGGGCACCTGGTGTTTGACAGCGGCAGCGACTTTGAACGCATCACCGCCGACCGGTTGGGCGAATTTTTCAACAGCGACAAAGATGTCGGCAACAGCGGCGACAGCCGCAGCGACAACAAGGGTCCCGAACCGGAGGGCCTCACCATCGGCAAAGTGGGCAATCGCATTTATGCCTTTATCGGTCTGGAAACCACCGGCGGGGTCATGGTCTATGATGTCACCGATCCCCGGGCGCCGTTCTTTGCCGCCTATCACAATCCGCGCAAATTCGACACCGGCTTCGACTTCAGCAGCTCAAAAGACATGACAAAAGCCGGCTACCTCGGCCCGGAAGGCCTGAGCTTCGTCGCGGCCGAGGACAGCCCGACCGGCACGCCGCTACTTTTGATTGCCTATGAGATCAGCGGGAATGTGGAAATTGTGCACATTAACTGA
- a CDS encoding enoyl-CoA hydratase, with protein MDDYILNERDGSLLVLTFNRPDKKNAITQDMYTALSDGLVEAAEDASVRAVVILANGDAFTSGNDLKDFAAGLRHAEKTPVFRFLKTISHFEKPIMVGVNGLAVGIGTTLLLHSDLVYASPEATFSTPFANLALVPEAASSLLLPRLIGMAKATEMLMMGQVLDAEEAERAGLVARILPGNNFREQVLERARELAGKAPTALMETKRLLRKNNQEIQDRMDEEGLLFAERLKTPEFMEVATAFFEKRPPDFSKF; from the coding sequence ATGGACGACTATATCCTCAACGAACGGGACGGCAGCCTGCTGGTCCTCACCTTCAACCGGCCGGACAAGAAGAACGCCATCACCCAGGACATGTATACGGCGCTCAGCGACGGCCTGGTCGAGGCCGCGGAGGATGCGAGCGTGCGTGCGGTGGTGATCCTGGCCAATGGCGATGCCTTTACCTCCGGCAATGATCTCAAGGATTTTGCCGCCGGGCTGCGCCACGCGGAAAAGACCCCGGTGTTCCGCTTCCTGAAAACCATTTCCCATTTCGAAAAGCCGATCATGGTCGGGGTCAATGGCCTGGCGGTGGGCATCGGCACCACCCTGTTGCTGCACAGCGACCTGGTGTACGCGTCACCGGAAGCCACCTTCTCCACCCCGTTCGCCAACCTGGCGCTGGTGCCGGAGGCGGCGTCCTCGCTGCTGCTGCCGCGCCTGATCGGCATGGCCAAGGCGACCGAGATGCTGATGATGGGCCAAGTGCTGGACGCCGAAGAGGCGGAGCGGGCCGGGCTGGTGGCGCGGATTTTGCCGGGCAATAATTTCCGCGAGCAGGTGCTGGAGCGCGCCCGGGAGCTGGCCGGCAAAGCGCCGACCGCCCTTATGGAGACCAAACGACTGCTCCGCAAAAATAATCAGGAAATCCAGGATCGCATGGATGAAGAGGGGCTATTGTTTGCGGAACGGCTGAAAACTCCCGAATTCATGGAGGTGGCGACCGCCTTCTTCGAAAAACGCCCGCCGGATTTTTCAAAATTCTGA
- a CDS encoding DUF1902 domain-containing protein, whose amino-acid sequence MDVMKKYIVKAIWDEEAKVWSVDETDVPGLAACAPTPSDLVEILMDLIPQLVELNDGCIEHSKDHQSVPFELFAQYDGNFEAVC is encoded by the coding sequence ATGGATGTCATGAAAAAATATATTGTTAAAGCAATATGGGATGAAGAGGCCAAAGTCTGGTCAGTAGATGAAACAGACGTACCCGGTCTTGCAGCCTGCGCCCCGACCCCTAGCGATCTTGTAGAGATCCTGATGGATTTAATTCCTCAGTTGGTGGAATTGAATGACGGGTGCATCGAACACAGTAAAGATCACCAATCAGTACCCTTTGAACTTTTCGCTCAATATGACGGAAACTTCGAAGCGGTTTGCTGA
- a CDS encoding type II toxin-antitoxin system HicA family toxin, with translation MPDNFYRKLTKILKNHGYAFYRSGKGDHEIWRRNGTGRSISLPSKCPSRHTANQVLKQAGIDEKL, from the coding sequence ATGCCTGATAATTTCTACAGGAAACTCACAAAAATACTCAAAAATCACGGGTACGCCTTCTATAGAAGCGGCAAGGGTGACCATGAGATCTGGCGAAGAAACGGCACCGGTCGAAGTATTAGCTTGCCCTCGAAATGCCCTTCACGGCATACCGCAAACCAAGTCCTGAAGCAAGCGGGCATTGACGAAAAGCTCTAG
- the groL gene encoding chaperonin GroEL (60 kDa chaperone family; promotes refolding of misfolded polypeptides especially under stressful conditions; forms two stacked rings of heptamers to form a barrel-shaped 14mer; ends can be capped by GroES; misfolded proteins enter the barrel where they are refolded when GroES binds), which yields MAKDVKFGSDARGRILKGVDTLANAVKVTLGPKGRNVLLEKSFGAPRITKDGVSVAKEIELKDKYENMGAQMVREVASRTNDVAGDGTTTATVLAQSLIKEGMKAVAAGMNPMDLRRGVDLAVAKVIEDLKSRTKDISSSEEVAQVGSISANGETSVGQMIADAMDKVGKEGVITVEEAKGLESELEVVEGMQFDRGYLSPYFITNAEKMTVDLDNPYILLHESKLSSLQPMLPLLEAAAQSGRPLLIIAEDVEGEALATLVVNKLRGGLKIAAVKAPGFGDRRKAMLQDIGILTGGQVVSEDLGIKLETVTLDMLGTAKNITITKDDTTIVDGNGAKEEIEARCGQIRAQVESTTSDYDREKLQERLAKLAGGVAVIKVGGSTEVEVKERKDRVDDALHATRAAVEEGIVPGGGTALLYATRALEGLEGENADQNVGISIVRRALEAPVRQISENAGKDGAVIAGKLLESTDTNYGFNAQKEEYTDLVAAGIIDPTKVVRTALQDAASVAGLLITTEAMVAEIPEDKGAPAMPDMGGMGGMGGMGGMGF from the coding sequence ATGGCAAAAGACGTAAAATTCGGTTCTGACGCCCGCGGCCGCATCCTCAAAGGTGTGGACACTCTGGCCAACGCCGTAAAAGTGACCCTCGGCCCGAAAGGCCGTAACGTTCTTCTCGAAAAATCCTTCGGCGCTCCGCGCATCACCAAAGACGGTGTTTCCGTGGCCAAGGAAATCGAACTCAAAGACAAATATGAAAACATGGGCGCCCAGATGGTCCGTGAAGTGGCCAGCCGCACCAACGACGTGGCCGGTGACGGTACCACCACGGCCACCGTTCTGGCCCAGAGCCTGATCAAGGAAGGCATGAAAGCCGTTGCCGCCGGCATGAACCCGATGGACCTGCGCCGCGGTGTTGATTTGGCCGTTGCCAAGGTTATCGAAGACCTGAAATCCCGCACCAAAGACATTTCCTCCAGCGAGGAAGTAGCCCAGGTTGGCTCCATCTCCGCCAACGGCGAAACTTCCGTCGGCCAGATGATCGCTGACGCCATGGACAAAGTCGGCAAAGAGGGTGTGATCACCGTCGAGGAAGCCAAAGGCCTGGAATCAGAGCTGGAAGTTGTGGAAGGTATGCAGTTCGACCGCGGTTACCTGTCTCCCTACTTCATCACCAACGCCGAGAAAATGACCGTTGATCTCGACAACCCCTACATCCTGCTGCACGAAAGCAAACTGTCCAGCCTGCAGCCGATGCTGCCGCTGCTGGAAGCTGCCGCCCAGTCCGGTCGTCCGCTGCTGATCATTGCCGAGGACGTTGAAGGCGAAGCATTGGCAACTCTGGTTGTCAACAAACTGCGCGGTGGCCTGAAAATTGCTGCTGTCAAAGCTCCGGGCTTCGGCGATCGCCGTAAAGCCATGCTGCAGGACATCGGTATCCTGACCGGCGGCCAGGTTGTGTCCGAAGACCTCGGCATCAAGCTGGAAACCGTAACCCTGGATATGCTGGGTACCGCGAAAAACATCACCATCACCAAAGACGACACCACCATCGTTGACGGCAATGGCGCCAAGGAAGAGATCGAAGCCCGCTGCGGCCAGATCCGCGCCCAGGTCGAAAGCACCACATCCGACTATGACCGTGAAAAACTGCAGGAACGCCTGGCCAAACTGGCCGGCGGTGTTGCCGTGATCAAGGTTGGCGGCTCCACCGAAGTTGAAGTGAAAGAACGCAAAGACCGCGTTGACGATGCGCTGCACGCCACCCGCGCTGCGGTTGAAGAAGGCATCGTCCCGGGCGGTGGTACAGCCCTGCTGTATGCCACACGCGCTCTCGAAGGCCTGGAAGGCGAAAACGCCGACCAGAACGTGGGGATCTCTATCGTGCGCCGCGCCCTGGAAGCCCCGGTGCGCCAGATCTCTGAAAACGCCGGTAAAGACGGCGCCGTGATCGCCGGTAAACTTCTGGAAAGCACTGACACCAACTATGGTTTCAACGCCCAGAAAGAAGAGTACACCGACCTGGTGGCTGCCGGTATCATCGACCCGACCAAAGTGGTTCGGACTGCTCTGCAGGACGCCGCTTCCGTCGCCGGCCTGCTGATCACCACCGAAGCCATGGTCGCCGAAATTCCGGAAGACAAAGGCGCACCGGCTATGCCCGACATGGGCGGCATGGGTGGCATGGGCGGTATGGGCGGCATGGGCTTCTAA
- the groES gene encoding co-chaperone GroES, with protein MAFRPLHDRVLVRRVDAEQKTAGGIILPDTAQEKPSQGEVIAVGSGHKAEDGAVTALDVKAGDTVLFGKWSGTEVKVDGEDLLIMKESDILGIIE; from the coding sequence ATGGCATTTCGTCCTTTGCATGATCGTGTTCTGGTTCGTCGCGTTGACGCAGAACAGAAAACCGCCGGTGGCATCATTCTGCCCGACACCGCACAGGAAAAACCGAGCCAGGGTGAAGTGATCGCCGTTGGTTCCGGCCACAAAGCCGAAGACGGCGCCGTGACCGCTCTGGATGTGAAAGCAGGCGATACCGTCCTGTTCGGCAAATGGTCCGGCACCGAAGTCAAAGTCGACGGTGAAGACCTGCTGATCATGAAAGAGTCCGACATTCTCGGTATTATCGAGTAA
- a CDS encoding TetR/AcrR family transcriptional regulator — protein MASSRASSRKEHLVETALRLFNEHGYHATGIDTILKEAGVAKMTLYNHFKSKDDLVVAVLKRREEWFAEQYRQKTLGWEKKPAGRLQVWLEIYEEWFRSADFNGCMFQMGAAEYSDPKGPVFRAIRAHKERTMKQFATLGAEMGLKDPISFGRQLMVILEGAIQGAKLFGPEPAIETMREMVRHLLPYRA, from the coding sequence ATGGCATCATCCCGGGCATCATCACGCAAGGAGCATCTGGTGGAAACGGCGCTCAGGCTGTTCAATGAGCACGGCTATCACGCCACCGGCATCGATACCATCCTCAAGGAAGCAGGTGTCGCCAAGATGACCTTGTACAATCATTTCAAGTCCAAGGACGATCTGGTGGTGGCGGTGCTAAAGCGGCGCGAGGAATGGTTTGCCGAACAATATCGCCAGAAAACGCTGGGCTGGGAGAAAAAACCGGCCGGTCGGCTCCAGGTCTGGCTCGAGATCTATGAGGAATGGTTTCGGTCAGCAGATTTCAACGGTTGTATGTTCCAGATGGGGGCGGCGGAATATTCCGATCCCAAGGGACCTGTGTTCAGGGCGATCCGCGCCCACAAGGAACGCACCATGAAACAATTCGCCACCCTTGGCGCGGAAATGGGCCTCAAGGATCCGATCTCCTTCGGCCGGCAACTGATGGTGATCCTGGAAGGCGCGATCCAGGGCGCCAAGCTGTTCGGCCCGGAACCGGCCATTGAAACCATGCGCGAAATGGTCCGCCACCTGCTGCCGTACCGGGCGTGA
- a CDS encoding HPP family protein, with amino-acid sequence MHLLKTVQPTAGRDYRHIFWSWLGGAVAIGLLGALTGYTNVPLLMAPFGASCVLVFGLPESPLAQPRNVIGGHTLTALTGFIFLYLFGDGWWAIGLAVGTAIALMQLTRTTHPPAGANPILVMLSAPTASFLLFPVLSGALLVVFVGILVNNISTTRSYPLKKG; translated from the coding sequence ATGCACCTTCTAAAAACTGTACAACCAACCGCCGGACGGGACTACCGGCATATTTTCTGGTCCTGGCTCGGCGGCGCCGTCGCTATCGGCCTGCTGGGCGCACTGACCGGCTATACCAATGTTCCCCTTTTGATGGCGCCGTTTGGCGCAAGCTGCGTTCTTGTTTTCGGACTTCCCGAGAGCCCCCTGGCCCAACCCCGTAATGTCATCGGCGGCCATACCCTCACCGCCCTGACCGGATTTATCTTCCTTTATCTGTTCGGGGATGGCTGGTGGGCTATTGGACTGGCTGTCGGCACGGCCATCGCCCTGATGCAATTGACCCGGACGACCCACCCCCCCGCCGGGGCAAACCCGATCCTGGTGATGTTGTCCGCGCCGACAGCCTCTTTTCTTCTGTTCCCCGTACTCAGCGGCGCCCTGCTCGTCGTGTTCGTGGGAATACTTGTGAACAACATCTCAACTACACGCTCTTACCCCCTCAAGAAAGGATAA
- a CDS encoding glutathione S-transferase family protein: MYKLYDLSLSGHCHRARLFLNLLGLDYEAVPVDLLSGEHLQEAHLKRNPFGKVPVLDDDGYLVRESNAILVYLALKHKARDWYPTDDAKAAAEIQQWLNVAASELLQGPAKAYVARVFGGDDKTYNEGVELSHKLYAVLDPLLDGRDWLVGDRPTIADVALYSYVSRAPIAGVDISGYGNIQRWLANVEGLAGFVAMPDPA, encoded by the coding sequence ATGTATAAACTTTATGACCTCTCCCTGTCCGGCCATTGCCATCGCGCGCGGCTGTTCCTGAACCTGCTCGGTCTCGACTATGAAGCCGTTCCTGTCGACCTGCTGTCCGGGGAGCATCTGCAGGAGGCGCATCTCAAACGCAATCCCTTCGGCAAGGTGCCGGTGCTGGACGATGACGGTTATCTGGTGCGGGAATCCAACGCCATCCTGGTCTATCTGGCGCTCAAACACAAAGCCCGGGACTGGTACCCCACCGACGACGCCAAAGCCGCCGCTGAAATCCAGCAATGGCTCAATGTGGCCGCCAGTGAGCTGCTGCAGGGCCCGGCCAAGGCCTATGTGGCCCGGGTATTCGGCGGCGATGACAAAACCTATAATGAAGGCGTGGAATTGAGCCACAAGCTTTACGCCGTGCTCGACCCGTTGCTGGACGGCCGCGACTGGCTGGTCGGCGACCGCCCGACCATTGCCGATGTGGCCCTGTACAGCTATGTCTCCCGCGCACCGATCGCCGGGGTGGATATTTCCGGCTATGGCAACATCCAGCGCTGGCTCGCCAATGTGGAAGGGCTCGCGGGCTTTGTCGCCATGCCCGATCCGGCATAA